From the genome of Spinacia oleracea cultivar Varoflay chromosome 2, BTI_SOV_V1, whole genome shotgun sequence, one region includes:
- the LOC110787133 gene encoding protein REVEILLE 8-like isoform X1, with amino-acid sequence MSAVEQSSSVAAGEGSSCSGKKVRKPYTITKSRESWTEEEHDKFLEALQLFDRDWKKIEDFVGSKTVIQIRSHAQKYFLKVQKNGTTAHVPPPRPKRKAAHPYPQKAQKNVPMHPQAAMGYSASFNGIAPGYPAWSDGSIVTNPATSGMMTSQDENNLNISEDAGRKRFPGIIVSSVSGIGSSSRSVPASELPNQGLPDFAEVYSFIGSVFDPETKGHVGKLKEMDPINFETVLLLMRNLTMNLASPDFEPMKNVLSSYDVTTKSVTLEPTDVSC; translated from the exons ATGAGCGCGGTTGAGCAGTCATCTTCGGTAGCGGCAGGTGAAGGATCATCGTGTTCAGGGAAGAAGGTGAGGAAGCCATATACTATTACTAAGTCTCGTGAAAGTTGGACTGAAGAAGAGCACGATAAGTTCCTTGAAGCTCTTCAACT GTTTGATCGTGATTGGAAGAAAATTGAAGATTTTGTCGGTTCTAAAACTGTCATTCAG ATTCGAAGCCATGCtcaaaaatattttttgaaaGTTCAAAAGAATGGTACAACAGCTCATGTGCCACCACCTCGCCCTAAGCGGAAGGCAGCTCATCCTTACCCACAAAAAGCTCAGAAAAACG TGCCAATGCATCCACAAGCAGCTATGGGTTATTCTGCTTCTTTCAATGGTATTGCACCGGGTTATCCTGCATGGAGTGATGGTTCCATTGTCACAAACCCTGCAACAAGTGGAATGATGACATCCCAAGACGAAAATAACCTTAATATTTCTGAAG ATGCTGGAAGAAAGAGGTTTCCTGGAATTATTGTTAGCTCTGTAAGCGGAATTGGGAGCTCAAGCAGATCTGTACCAGCTTCTGAGTTACCAAATCAAG GTTTACCAGACTTCGCAGAGGTTTATAGCTTCATAGGAAGTGTGTTCGACCCAGAAACCAAAGGTCATGTGGGAAAACTGAAAGAGATGGATCCAATCAACTTTGAAACA GTGTTGTTGCTGATGCGAAATCTGACGATGAACCTGGCTAGCCCTGATTTTGAGCCAATG AAGAATGTCCTGTCCTCCTATGATGTCACCACAAAAAGTGTAACACTTGAGCCAACTGATGTGTCTTGTTAA
- the LOC110787133 gene encoding protein REVEILLE 8-like isoform X2, translating into MSAVEQSSSVAAGEGSSCSGKKVRKPYTITKSRESWTEEEHDKFLEALQLFDRDWKKIEDFVGSKTVIQIRSHAQKYFLKVQKNGTTAHVPPPRPKRKAAHPYPQKAQKNVPMHPQAAMGYSASFNGIAPGYPAWSDGSIVTNPATSGMMTSQDENNLNISEDAGRKRFPGIIVSSVSGIGSSSRSVPASELPNQGLPDFAEVYSFIGSVFDPETKGHVGKLKEMDPINFETVLLLMRNLTMNLASPDFEPMNVLSSYDVTTKSVTLEPTDVSC; encoded by the exons ATGAGCGCGGTTGAGCAGTCATCTTCGGTAGCGGCAGGTGAAGGATCATCGTGTTCAGGGAAGAAGGTGAGGAAGCCATATACTATTACTAAGTCTCGTGAAAGTTGGACTGAAGAAGAGCACGATAAGTTCCTTGAAGCTCTTCAACT GTTTGATCGTGATTGGAAGAAAATTGAAGATTTTGTCGGTTCTAAAACTGTCATTCAG ATTCGAAGCCATGCtcaaaaatattttttgaaaGTTCAAAAGAATGGTACAACAGCTCATGTGCCACCACCTCGCCCTAAGCGGAAGGCAGCTCATCCTTACCCACAAAAAGCTCAGAAAAACG TGCCAATGCATCCACAAGCAGCTATGGGTTATTCTGCTTCTTTCAATGGTATTGCACCGGGTTATCCTGCATGGAGTGATGGTTCCATTGTCACAAACCCTGCAACAAGTGGAATGATGACATCCCAAGACGAAAATAACCTTAATATTTCTGAAG ATGCTGGAAGAAAGAGGTTTCCTGGAATTATTGTTAGCTCTGTAAGCGGAATTGGGAGCTCAAGCAGATCTGTACCAGCTTCTGAGTTACCAAATCAAG GTTTACCAGACTTCGCAGAGGTTTATAGCTTCATAGGAAGTGTGTTCGACCCAGAAACCAAAGGTCATGTGGGAAAACTGAAAGAGATGGATCCAATCAACTTTGAAACA GTGTTGTTGCTGATGCGAAATCTGACGATGAACCTGGCTAGCCCTGATTTTGAGCCAATG AATGTCCTGTCCTCCTATGATGTCACCACAAAAAGTGTAACACTTGAGCCAACTGATGTGTCTTGTTAA